The following are encoded in a window of Variovorax paradoxus genomic DNA:
- a CDS encoding Bug family tripartite tricarboxylate transporter substrate binding protein, which produces MRRRSLMAAGLAAGLFPIALPAFAQGLAGKTLNLIVPYPAGGGSDINARLAAPELSRLLGQPAIVDNVPGASGSLGVMKAANAPADGSALLLGSPMELMLTPLTLSSARYKAEDFRPIGVMAVTSMVLLARKDLGAGNVDELIALLRRPGTKELSYGSIGPGSLYHLLGERFMQQTGTKMLHVPYKGFAPLVNDLLGGQIDLVFAPLAGNVPDLLDAGKIKALGIATSAPHERFTALAPIRNSKGLDDFVYSLWAGIQVSHRVPEEAQQRLHAAFNQMMRKPELRRALELGGAKVAPEQSLAELRRDYQADMERYRAIAKSVQLRPE; this is translated from the coding sequence ATGCGCAGACGTTCGTTGATGGCTGCCGGCCTGGCCGCCGGCCTGTTCCCCATCGCCCTGCCCGCCTTTGCCCAGGGCCTCGCGGGCAAGACCCTGAACCTCATCGTGCCCTACCCCGCGGGCGGCGGCTCCGACATCAATGCGCGCCTGGCCGCGCCCGAGCTGTCGCGGCTGCTGGGCCAGCCGGCCATCGTCGACAACGTGCCCGGCGCCAGCGGCTCGCTCGGCGTGATGAAGGCGGCCAACGCACCGGCCGACGGCTCGGCGCTGCTGCTGGGGTCGCCGATGGAACTGATGCTCACGCCGCTCACGCTCAGCAGCGCGCGCTACAAGGCCGAAGACTTCCGGCCCATCGGCGTGATGGCCGTCACCTCGATGGTGCTGCTGGCGCGCAAGGACCTGGGCGCGGGCAACGTCGACGAACTCATCGCGCTCTTGCGTCGGCCGGGCACCAAGGAGCTGAGCTACGGCAGCATCGGCCCGGGCTCGCTGTACCACCTGCTGGGCGAGCGCTTCATGCAGCAGACGGGCACGAAGATGCTGCACGTGCCCTACAAGGGCTTCGCGCCGCTGGTGAACGACCTGCTGGGCGGGCAGATCGACCTGGTGTTTGCGCCGCTGGCCGGCAACGTGCCCGACCTGCTGGACGCCGGCAAGATCAAGGCGCTGGGCATCGCGACCTCGGCACCGCACGAGCGCTTCACGGCGCTTGCGCCGATCCGCAACAGCAAGGGCCTGGACGACTTCGTCTACAGCCTGTGGGCGGGCATCCAGGTGTCGCACCGCGTGCCCGAGGAAGCGCAGCAGCGGCTGCACGCGGCCTTCAACCAGATGATGCGCAAGCCCGAGCTGCGCCGCGCGCTCGAACTCGGCGGCGCCAAGGTGGCGCCCGAACAGTCGCTGGCCGAGCTGCGCCGCGACTACCAGGCCGACATGGAGCGCTACCGCGCCATCGCCAAGTCCGTCCAACTTCGTCCGGAGTAA
- a CDS encoding class II histone deacetylase — MKDTKTTAFFHDERTFWHVPGGLHALFLPVGGWVQPMAGSGMAESPDSKRRIKSLMDVSGLTAQLDVSSAPMASEEDLQRVHPTSYLQQFKAASDAGGGDLGEFAPFGPGSYEIAKLSTGLAIAAMDSVLQGRHRNAFALTRPPGHHCLREHSMGFCLFNNIAVAIETMKARHGVGRVAVIDWDVHHGNGTQQIFYDRPDVLTLSLHQEHCFPPGYSGAEDRGEGAGLGFNVNIPLQPGGGHAAYMHAFERIVTPVIDRYRPELIVVASGLDANGVDPLARMQLHSESFRQMMRQVNALAAKHCDGRVVVVHEGGYAEACVPFCGLAVVEELSGHRTEVEDPFGELLGLQQPSARFDAFQRELIDEMAALHGL; from the coding sequence ATGAAAGACACGAAGACCACCGCCTTCTTCCACGACGAGCGCACCTTCTGGCACGTGCCCGGCGGGCTGCATGCCCTGTTCCTGCCGGTGGGCGGCTGGGTGCAGCCCATGGCCGGCAGCGGCATGGCCGAGTCGCCCGACTCCAAGCGCCGCATCAAGTCGCTGATGGACGTGTCGGGCCTCACCGCGCAACTCGATGTGTCGAGCGCGCCGATGGCCAGCGAAGAAGACCTGCAGCGCGTGCATCCCACCAGCTACCTGCAGCAGTTCAAGGCCGCGAGCGACGCCGGCGGCGGCGACCTCGGCGAGTTCGCGCCCTTCGGCCCGGGCAGCTACGAGATCGCGAAGCTCTCGACCGGCCTGGCCATTGCCGCCATGGACAGCGTGCTGCAGGGCCGCCACCGCAACGCCTTCGCGCTCACGCGCCCGCCGGGCCACCACTGCCTGCGCGAGCACAGCATGGGCTTCTGCCTGTTCAACAACATCGCGGTTGCGATCGAGACCATGAAGGCGCGCCACGGCGTGGGCCGCGTGGCCGTGATCGACTGGGACGTGCACCACGGCAACGGCACGCAGCAGATCTTCTACGACCGCCCCGACGTGCTCACGCTCTCGCTGCACCAGGAGCACTGCTTTCCGCCCGGCTACAGCGGCGCCGAAGACCGCGGTGAGGGCGCGGGGCTGGGTTTCAACGTCAACATCCCGCTGCAGCCCGGTGGCGGGCACGCGGCCTACATGCACGCCTTCGAGCGCATCGTGACGCCGGTGATCGACCGCTACCGGCCCGAACTGATCGTGGTGGCGAGCGGGCTGGACGCCAACGGCGTCGATCCGCTGGCGCGCATGCAGCTGCACTCCGAGTCGTTCCGCCAGATGATGCGGCAGGTCAACGCGCTGGCCGCCAAGCACTGCGACGGGCGCGTGGTGGTGGTGCACGAAGGCGGGTACGCGGAAGCCTGCGTGCCCTTCTGCGGGCTGGCGGTGGTCGAAGAACTGTCGGGTCACCGCACCGAGGTGGAAGACCCGTTCGGCGAACTCCTCGGGCTGCAGCAGCCGTCGGCGCGCTTCGATGCGTTCCAGCGTGAACTGATCGACGAGATGGCGGCGTTGCACGGGCTCTGA
- a CDS encoding CHAP domain-containing protein, which yields MPRFITRRAVVVLASLVLVALLGLWGASRFNVNPTHAPGEVIDRFEGVPVYFNGAINHVDGRSLAPDGYNIGLRWQCVEFVKRYYYERHQHRMPEARGHAKAFFDAAVADGALNTARNLVQHRNGGASGPAVGDIVVFAPWLFNPYGHVAIVSRVDADAVEIVQQNPGPFGTSRERVPLATSDGRTQLGTGRVLGWLRLPAAAAASFPKL from the coding sequence ATGCCCCGTTTCATCACCCGCCGCGCCGTCGTCGTCCTCGCATCGCTTGTCCTCGTCGCCCTGCTCGGCCTGTGGGGTGCGAGCCGCTTCAACGTCAACCCGACGCATGCGCCCGGCGAGGTGATCGACCGGTTCGAAGGCGTGCCGGTGTACTTCAACGGCGCCATCAACCACGTCGACGGACGCAGCCTCGCGCCCGACGGCTACAACATCGGCCTGCGCTGGCAGTGCGTGGAGTTCGTCAAGCGCTACTACTACGAGCGGCACCAGCACCGCATGCCCGAGGCGCGCGGCCACGCCAAGGCCTTCTTCGACGCGGCCGTGGCCGACGGCGCGTTGAACACGGCACGCAACCTGGTGCAGCACCGCAACGGCGGCGCGAGCGGGCCGGCGGTGGGCGACATCGTGGTGTTCGCCCCGTGGCTCTTCAATCCCTATGGCCATGTGGCGATCGTGTCGCGCGTGGACGCCGACGCGGTTGAGATCGTGCAGCAGAACCCCGGGCCCTTCGGCACCTCGCGCGAGCGCGTGCCGCTGGCCACCAGCGACGGGCGCACGCAGCTGGGCACCGGGCGCGTGCTGGGCTGGCTGCGGCTGCCCGCCGCCGCAGCCGCCTCGTTCCCGAAACTCTGA
- a CDS encoding class II glutamine amidotransferase — protein sequence MCQLLGMNCNTPTDVTFSFTGFAQRGGRTDHHADGWGIAFFEDRGLRHFVDHQPACESPVAELIRRYPIQSRNVIAHIRKATQGEVNLQNCHPFVRELWGRYWVFAHNGDLKDFRPRLHGNFHPVGNTDSEHAFCWLMQELAKSHAGVPSVEELTLTLRELAPQLAAHGTFNFMLSNGQALWAHASTNLWYVERRHPFVTAQLSDEDLEIDFAEHTTPTDRVAVVVTAPLTTNETWTPFTSGELHVFVDGQRMPR from the coding sequence ATGTGCCAATTGCTAGGGATGAACTGCAACACGCCGACCGACGTGACCTTCAGCTTCACGGGGTTCGCGCAGCGCGGTGGCCGCACCGACCACCATGCCGACGGCTGGGGCATCGCGTTCTTCGAGGACCGCGGGCTGCGTCACTTCGTCGACCACCAGCCGGCCTGCGAGTCGCCGGTGGCTGAGCTGATCCGGCGCTACCCGATTCAAAGCCGCAACGTCATCGCGCACATCCGCAAGGCGACGCAGGGCGAAGTGAATCTGCAGAACTGCCACCCCTTCGTGCGCGAGCTGTGGGGCCGCTACTGGGTCTTCGCCCACAACGGCGACCTGAAGGACTTTCGACCGCGCCTGCACGGCAACTTCCACCCGGTGGGCAACACCGACAGCGAGCACGCCTTCTGCTGGCTCATGCAGGAGCTGGCGAAGTCGCACGCGGGCGTGCCCAGCGTCGAGGAGCTCACGCTCACGCTGCGCGAACTGGCGCCGCAGCTGGCGGCGCACGGCACCTTCAACTTCATGCTGTCGAACGGGCAGGCGCTGTGGGCGCATGCCTCCACCAACCTCTGGTACGTGGAGCGCCGCCACCCCTTCGTGACGGCGCAGCTCTCGGACGAAGACCTGGAGATCGACTTCGCCGAGCACACCACGCCCACCGACCGCGTGGCCGTCGTGGTGACGGCGCCGCTCACCACCAACGAGACCTGGACGCCCTTCACCTCGGGCGAATTGCATGTGTTCGTGGACGGCCAACGGATGCCGCGCTGA
- a CDS encoding TonB-dependent receptor: MPASASHFFLRPTVAASLLALHALTALAQTPAAETAASASGTLSTVTVEASADASAEGLTKPFAGGQVARGGRVGILGNQDMMSTPFSSTNYTNELIQDQQAKSVADVLLNDPSVRQARGFGNFQELYVVRGFPVYSDDVAYNGLYGMLPRQYIASEFFERVEVFRGANSFLNGAAPGGSGIGGAINLLPKRAPNEPLTRVGFGVQTGGQGYVNLDLARRFGPDDSLGVRVNAVRREGGTGVHKESQQLSAFAVGLDWRNRNVRLSADFGYQDYDLKDGRPSLTPSSALPIPRAPDASTNFAQPWTYSKEKDKFATFRGEVDITDNITAWAAGGVRRSDEDNVLANPTLNDAFGNTSGTRFSNTRKDRIGTAELGVRGTFATGPVKHTVVASAATYSNDRDNAYTISRGSLRNNIYAPYASPYPVANNFTGNTLEDPRLTDKIDTSSVAIADTMSFMDDRLLVTLGVRRQTIEQTSFAYTTIKQSSTYDKSKTTPVAGVVFKITPTVSAYANYIEALVKGNVAPGTVNNRPVTNAGEVFAPYQAKQKEVGVKYDGGTLGASAAFFTTDQPTYQYAGQTYGLYGKQRNQGLEFSVFGQPAKGLRLLGGLTLLDAKQKNTQGGATDGRTAIGVAKQQANLGAEWDVPGVRNLSLNARLLYTSKQYANAANTQQIPGWTRFDIGARYLVDLGNGRALTLRARIDNLFNKSYWASVGGTQGSNYLTLGAPRTFSVSGTIDF, translated from the coding sequence ATGCCCGCCTCCGCCTCTCACTTCTTCCTTCGCCCGACCGTGGCCGCCTCGCTGCTGGCCCTTCACGCGCTCACGGCCCTGGCGCAAACGCCGGCCGCCGAAACTGCAGCCTCTGCCAGCGGCACGCTGAGCACCGTCACCGTCGAAGCCAGCGCCGACGCCTCGGCCGAAGGCCTGACCAAGCCCTTCGCGGGCGGGCAGGTGGCGCGCGGCGGGCGCGTGGGCATCCTGGGCAACCAGGACATGATGAGCACGCCGTTCTCGAGCACCAACTACACCAACGAACTGATCCAGGACCAGCAGGCCAAGAGCGTGGCCGACGTGCTGCTGAACGACCCGTCGGTGCGCCAGGCGCGCGGCTTCGGCAACTTCCAGGAGCTGTACGTGGTGCGCGGCTTCCCCGTGTACTCGGACGACGTGGCCTACAACGGCCTGTACGGCATGCTGCCGCGCCAGTACATCGCCTCTGAATTCTTCGAGCGCGTGGAAGTGTTCCGCGGCGCCAACTCCTTCCTGAACGGCGCCGCGCCCGGCGGCAGCGGCATCGGCGGGGCGATCAACCTGCTGCCCAAGCGCGCGCCCAACGAGCCGCTCACGCGCGTCGGGTTCGGCGTGCAGACCGGCGGCCAGGGCTACGTGAACCTCGACCTGGCGCGCCGCTTCGGCCCCGACGACAGCCTGGGCGTGCGCGTGAATGCCGTGCGCCGCGAAGGCGGCACGGGTGTGCACAAGGAAAGCCAGCAACTGAGCGCCTTCGCCGTCGGCCTCGACTGGCGCAACCGCAACGTGCGCCTGTCGGCCGACTTCGGCTACCAGGACTACGACCTGAAGGACGGGCGGCCGAGCCTCACGCCTTCGTCGGCGCTGCCGATCCCGCGCGCGCCCGACGCCAGCACCAACTTTGCGCAGCCCTGGACCTACTCGAAGGAAAAGGACAAGTTCGCCACCTTCCGCGGCGAAGTCGACATCACCGACAACATCACGGCCTGGGCCGCCGGCGGCGTGCGCCGCAGCGACGAAGACAACGTGCTGGCGAATCCGACCCTGAACGACGCGTTCGGCAACACCAGCGGCACGCGTTTCAGCAACACCCGCAAGGACCGCATCGGCACCGCCGAACTCGGCGTGCGCGGCACCTTCGCCACCGGCCCCGTGAAGCACACGGTGGTGGCCTCGGCCGCCACGTACAGCAACGACCGCGACAACGCCTACACGATCTCGCGTGGCAGCCTGCGCAACAACATCTACGCGCCGTACGCGTCGCCCTACCCGGTGGCCAACAACTTCACCGGCAACACGCTGGAAGACCCGCGCCTGACCGACAAGATCGACACCTCGAGCGTCGCCATTGCCGACACCATGTCGTTCATGGACGACCGCCTGCTGGTCACGCTTGGCGTGCGCCGCCAGACCATCGAGCAGACCAGCTTCGCCTACACCACGATCAAGCAGTCGAGCACCTACGACAAGAGCAAGACCACGCCAGTGGCCGGCGTGGTGTTCAAGATCACGCCGACCGTGTCGGCCTACGCCAACTACATCGAAGCGCTGGTCAAGGGCAACGTGGCGCCCGGCACGGTGAACAACCGCCCGGTCACCAATGCCGGCGAGGTGTTTGCGCCGTACCAGGCCAAGCAGAAGGAAGTCGGCGTCAAGTACGACGGCGGCACGCTGGGCGCGAGCGCTGCGTTCTTCACCACCGACCAGCCCACGTACCAGTACGCGGGCCAGACCTACGGCCTGTACGGCAAGCAGCGCAACCAGGGCCTGGAGTTCTCGGTGTTCGGCCAGCCGGCCAAGGGCCTGCGCCTGCTCGGCGGCCTGACGCTGCTCGACGCCAAGCAGAAGAACACGCAAGGCGGCGCCACCGACGGCCGCACGGCCATCGGCGTGGCCAAGCAGCAGGCCAATCTCGGCGCCGAGTGGGACGTGCCGGGCGTGCGCAACCTGTCGCTGAATGCGCGCCTGCTGTACACGTCCAAGCAGTACGCCAACGCCGCCAACACGCAGCAGATTCCGGGCTGGACGCGCTTCGACATCGGCGCGCGCTACCTGGTCGACCTGGGCAACGGCCGTGCGCTCACGCTGCGCGCGCGCATCGACAACCTGTTCAACAAGTCGTACTGGGCGTCGGTGGGCGGCACGCAAGGCTCCAACTACCTGACGCTCGGCGCACCGCGCACCTTCTCCGTGAGCGGCACCATCGACTTCTGA
- a CDS encoding PepSY-associated TM helix domain-containing protein has translation MRAVATAIHRWAGLAVALFLVVSGLTGAVISWDHEIDGWLNRKLYDTTARGPFKDPFDLAAAVEAHDPRARVAYMPLGFEEGHAAGYFVQPRTDPATGKPFKLGYNQVFVDPVTAEVRGRRDSTAISLKPETLMPFLRKLHYMLHVPAMWGTDRIGWWIMGTVALVWLLDSFVALYLTMPRRLRKTVHPTHRPAGAWWQRWKPSWTVRWAAGGYKLNFDLHRAGGLWIWGLIIVVAFTSFSLNLYKEVFHPMLSLVSKTTPGPSALVPLAPLGTRIEPTIGFRDIVAQADAEARRLGWTTPLGGAFYNARGGFYNVSFFDHATHDDSDGMGLSNLYMDGRDGHVIGSNRPWHGTAADVFAQLQLPLHGGRILGLPGRILMSALGLVVAMLSITGIVIWARKLRSRRLQARREREARTAASGLRQDAAFSPARR, from the coding sequence ATGCGCGCTGTTGCGACCGCCATCCACCGCTGGGCGGGCCTGGCGGTTGCGCTGTTTCTTGTCGTCTCGGGCCTGACCGGCGCCGTCATCTCGTGGGATCACGAGATCGACGGATGGCTCAACCGCAAGCTCTACGACACCACGGCGCGCGGCCCGTTCAAGGACCCGTTCGACCTCGCCGCCGCGGTCGAGGCGCACGACCCGCGCGCGAGGGTCGCGTACATGCCGCTGGGTTTCGAGGAAGGCCACGCGGCCGGCTACTTCGTGCAGCCGCGCACCGACCCGGCCACCGGCAAGCCCTTCAAGCTGGGCTACAACCAGGTGTTCGTCGATCCGGTCACGGCCGAGGTGCGCGGCCGCCGCGACTCCACGGCGATCTCGCTCAAGCCCGAGACGCTGATGCCGTTCCTGCGCAAGCTGCACTACATGCTGCACGTGCCGGCGATGTGGGGCACCGACCGCATCGGCTGGTGGATCATGGGCACGGTGGCGCTGGTGTGGCTGCTCGACAGCTTCGTCGCGCTCTACCTCACGATGCCGCGGCGCCTGCGCAAGACGGTGCATCCGACGCATCGTCCTGCGGGTGCCTGGTGGCAACGCTGGAAGCCCTCGTGGACCGTGCGCTGGGCGGCCGGCGGCTACAAGCTCAACTTCGACCTGCACCGCGCGGGCGGGCTGTGGATCTGGGGGCTGATCATCGTCGTGGCCTTCACCTCGTTCTCGCTGAACCTCTACAAGGAGGTGTTCCACCCGATGCTCTCGCTGGTTTCCAAGACCACGCCGGGCCCGTCGGCGCTGGTGCCGCTCGCACCGCTGGGCACGCGCATCGAACCCACCATCGGCTTCCGCGACATCGTGGCGCAGGCCGATGCCGAAGCGCGGCGCCTCGGCTGGACGACGCCGCTGGGCGGCGCGTTCTACAACGCACGCGGCGGCTTCTACAACGTCTCGTTCTTCGACCACGCCACGCACGACGACAGCGACGGCATGGGCCTGTCGAACCTCTACATGGACGGGCGCGACGGCCACGTCATCGGCAGCAACCGCCCGTGGCACGGCACGGCGGCCGATGTGTTCGCGCAGCTGCAATTGCCGCTGCACGGCGGGCGCATCCTGGGTTTGCCGGGACGCATCCTGATGTCGGCGCTGGGGCTGGTGGTGGCGATGCTGTCGATCACCGGCATCGTCATCTGGGCGCGCAAGCTGCGCTCACGGCGCCTGCAGGCGCGGCGCGAGCGCGAAGCCCGCACCGCGGCCTCGGGGCTCAGGCAGGACGCAGCGTTTTCTCCAGCGCGTCGATGA
- the gshB gene encoding glutathione synthase encodes MKNILFVADPLDQFKIYKDTTFSMMREAQRRGHRIAACLPQDIQWTSGGLVSAVVQQITLTGDAKDWYHVDIIESKALKDFDAVLMRKDPPFDAEYIYSTHLLQQAEREGAQVVNSPRALRDHPEKLAIMEFPQFVTPTLVTRSAQAVRDFHAEHGDIILKPLDGMGGMGIFRVKQDALNLGSIVETLNKDGAETIMVQRFVPEVTQGDKRILIIAGEPAPFVLARIPQGTEVRGNLAAGGKGVAQPLTARNREIAEAIGKVLAPRGLLLIGLDVIGDSVTEINVTSPTCFQEITEQTGFDVPKMFIDALEKTLRPA; translated from the coding sequence ATGAAAAACATCCTCTTCGTCGCCGATCCGCTCGATCAGTTCAAGATCTACAAGGACACGACCTTCTCGATGATGCGCGAGGCCCAGCGCCGCGGCCACCGCATCGCGGCCTGCCTGCCGCAGGACATCCAGTGGACCTCGGGCGGCCTCGTCTCGGCCGTGGTGCAGCAGATCACGCTCACGGGCGATGCGAAAGACTGGTACCACGTCGACATCATCGAGTCGAAGGCACTGAAAGACTTCGACGCCGTGCTCATGCGCAAGGACCCGCCCTTCGACGCCGAATACATCTATTCGACGCACCTGCTGCAGCAGGCCGAGCGCGAAGGCGCGCAGGTGGTCAACTCGCCGCGTGCGCTGCGCGACCATCCCGAGAAGCTCGCGATCATGGAGTTTCCGCAGTTCGTCACGCCCACGCTGGTCACGCGCAGCGCGCAGGCCGTGCGCGACTTCCATGCGGAGCACGGCGACATCATCCTGAAGCCGCTGGACGGCATGGGCGGCATGGGCATCTTCCGCGTGAAACAAGACGCGCTGAACCTCGGCTCCATCGTCGAGACGCTCAACAAGGACGGCGCCGAAACCATCATGGTGCAGCGCTTCGTGCCCGAGGTGACGCAGGGCGACAAGCGCATCCTGATCATCGCGGGCGAGCCGGCGCCCTTCGTGCTGGCGCGCATTCCGCAGGGCACCGAGGTGCGCGGCAACCTGGCAGCCGGCGGCAAGGGCGTGGCCCAGCCGCTCACGGCGCGCAACCGCGAGATCGCCGAAGCGATCGGCAAGGTGCTCGCGCCGCGCGGGCTGCTGCTGATCGGCCTCGACGTGATCGGCGATTCGGTCACCGAGATCAACGTGACCAGCCCGACCTGCTTTCAGGAGATCACCGAGCAGACCGGCTTCGACGTGCCGAAGATGTTCATCGACGCGCTGGAGAAAACGCTGCGTCCTGCCTGA
- a CDS encoding benzoate/H(+) symporter BenE family transporter gives MRFFKDLSLSAFTAGFVAVLVGFTSSVAIVFQAAQAFGATPEMTASWMWALGIGMGLASALPSLWWRKPVMIAWSTPGAAVLAVAGAGYGMGEAVGAFIVSAVLIVLAGATGWFERVMNKIPMAIASALLAGVLARFGMSAFTAAQTALPLVLLMLATYLVGKRLLPRYAVPLTLLVAIAFTAARGELAWSAVQFSLTWPVFTAPVFTWQAIVSLALPLFVVTMASQNLPGVAAIRASGFSDLPVSKLITISGLATLVLAPFGAFALNLSAITAAMCMGREAHEDPARRYTAAVSCGALYVVIGLFGAAVTGLLTAFPKELVAAIAGLALLGTIGGGLAAAVRDEAHREAALITFLVTLSGVTLAGIGSAFWGVVAGAVALAVQQVGRARRAQVPVEKAPADKDIAASGNMPPETPSTAAVPGAGKNA, from the coding sequence ATGCGATTCTTCAAGGACCTGAGCCTTTCGGCCTTCACCGCGGGCTTCGTCGCCGTGCTTGTGGGTTTCACGAGTTCGGTGGCCATCGTGTTCCAGGCCGCCCAGGCCTTCGGGGCCACGCCGGAGATGACGGCCTCGTGGATGTGGGCGCTGGGCATCGGCATGGGGCTCGCTTCGGCGCTGCCTTCGCTGTGGTGGCGCAAGCCCGTCATGATTGCCTGGAGCACCCCCGGAGCGGCCGTGCTGGCCGTCGCCGGCGCGGGCTACGGCATGGGCGAGGCGGTGGGCGCCTTCATCGTCAGCGCGGTGCTGATCGTGCTCGCGGGCGCCACCGGCTGGTTCGAACGCGTGATGAACAAGATCCCGATGGCCATCGCCTCGGCGCTGCTGGCCGGCGTGCTCGCGCGCTTCGGCATGTCGGCTTTCACGGCGGCACAGACCGCGCTGCCGCTGGTGCTGCTGATGCTCGCCACCTACCTTGTCGGCAAGCGCCTGCTGCCGCGCTACGCGGTGCCGCTCACGCTCCTGGTGGCCATCGCCTTCACGGCCGCGCGCGGCGAGCTGGCATGGTCGGCTGTGCAGTTCTCGCTCACCTGGCCGGTGTTCACGGCGCCGGTCTTCACCTGGCAGGCCATCGTGAGCCTGGCGCTGCCGCTGTTCGTCGTGACCATGGCCTCGCAGAACCTGCCCGGCGTGGCGGCGATCCGCGCCAGCGGCTTCAGCGATCTGCCGGTCAGCAAGCTCATCACGATCAGCGGCCTCGCGACGCTGGTGCTCGCGCCCTTCGGTGCCTTTGCGCTCAACCTCAGCGCGATCACGGCCGCCATGTGCATGGGCCGCGAGGCGCACGAAGACCCGGCGCGGCGCTACACGGCGGCCGTGAGCTGCGGTGCCCTCTACGTGGTGATCGGCCTGTTCGGTGCGGCCGTCACGGGCCTGCTGACGGCCTTTCCGAAAGAGTTGGTCGCGGCCATCGCCGGGCTGGCGCTGCTGGGCACCATCGGCGGCGGGCTGGCGGCGGCGGTGCGCGACGAGGCGCACCGCGAGGCCGCGCTCATCACCTTCCTGGTCACGCTCTCGGGCGTGACGCTGGCCGGCATCGGCTCCGCCTTCTGGGGCGTGGTGGCCGGCGCGGTGGCGCTGGCGGTGCAGCAGGTCGGCCGCGCACGCCGCGCACAGGTGCCCGTTGAAAAGGCCCCGGCCGACAAGGACATCGCCGCTTCCGGCAACATGCCGCCAGAAACCCCCTCCACAGCCGCCGTTCCCGGCGCCGGAAAGAACGCCTGA